AAGTGCCACTCTCATATCATTTTCGCAACAAAGTCTTTTCATTCAATTTTAGGTCTACCATCCTCGGAAAGGATTGCTCGCAAAGATACATTGTTACAAACAGTATGAGTATCTCAAGAGTTTTCTCTGCATTGTTGTTCTGAAGAGTTGTTACGAATCATACGACCAGGGTGAATGGGActgacacacacagaaacagttTGTTTCTTGACCGCCGCTTAACCCAGGAGACTTAACTCACCCAACCCCTGGGGTTTGAGTGAACTCAGCTGATCTAGAGGGAACCTCACTTTCAGGAAGCTGCCATCTTAAGGGTTTTGCATGGATGAAAAATGACTCACAAGGAAGagtttacaaatgttttaaacataaaatatcaTCGTCCCTTTGCAACCTTGATCACAAATGTGAATATGTTGCCTCGGGGATCGAAAATGTGCCATGTAGTTCTCTTTGAATTAGTGTGTGTCACTCTGAAAAGGGTTCAACAGAGGCCATATATCACACAAATTTATGTTCATAATCAATGTTTGTATTCTTGTCAAACCAGCCTTGTAGCTCAAAATTATATGTACACTACCCATTGCGGTCCAGatttgtacagtacatatacaatCAAACATTTGCCTGGTTCACTAGTtaacaaatgaaatgaatatTAGCTGGCAGACTTCTCGAAACAGGTAGACAAGCACACAGACAGTGTTTATGATGTCAGACCTTGGAGGAAATCGTGTAAAGGTCAGGTGACATTTCTAGATTTTATTGAAGTTGAGTGGACCTTGGTCTACTTTGATCGTATGAGGAAATCATCTGGGTTGAATACAAGTGTACCTGGTGCATTTTCATTTCACAGGAATAACATTTTATCTTTTTgcaactagtttttttttttattgaaggtTTAAGATAACAATGTTGCAATAGGTGGTTTAGTCATActgtagatttttaaaaaatatgtcgTTTTTTTAACTGAACAGCAAAGAGTATCGGGCGGAGGAATGGGGTAGACCTTTATGTGtaccatttatttttgataATATTGAATGATATGAATCACATCATATACAATTTAGGAATGATCTGTAAACAAAATATGTTGTCACTGTCcaacaaaaattacattggCTACTGTATCAcaaaattgtgcattttttaaaattcttattCGAATAAAGTGTCATATTTCGGATGAAGGACAAAAACTTTCTTGATGCTATTCATTATATCGATCCCTGCCGCGAATAGTATTGGAAAAACTCTTAATCGATGcccctctcacatcccaaaaatgtcagTTGTCTCTGGTACCAAGACAGGGCTTTTAGGGCCGTCTCGTGGCTTCCTAGGGCCTATCAGTTAGCGCAAAAACAGGGAatagccgtatcgtattaaatgtTCGTGAACATACCTCAGGCAATCCTTGAACGAAGATcttctcctgagcaccggtgaccaccactaccacaagtttttccccattttgttcttttttgaccaagACAATACACGCGCAATCCGTTGTTGTTTTCatggccatggtaacgagtgtatccggtcacccGGTCACGTTTGATTTgtcaaagcccagtgatcgtataTGACGTAAAAagacacgacaaggctaaaaataaactagcttttgaattcaaatatactgtctATGAAGGCGACGCGGAGTagatgtcttttgcagagccgatcaatgacgtcattgtttGAATcaacaaattatgacattaaagccgatcagcaaagaatgctaattatcggccgatgattattgccttttgttttgttttgtttgtttttcccctttctGGGATTACTTTTCTTCCCTAGCATTAACTTACATCAACTTTCACAGCAATAACAGAaatcaaaaaatattatttgcagCTAATAAGACAAAATGTTCTTCTTGGTAAAATGTCTCATAAGTCAAATCAAGTACCATATACAATCATGattgttaattaattaatattttatatgttcaacaattaaatgtgacaaaattaaTCTTGAAACCGCATGGCTCGGCCGATCCATTTGTAAGATAAAAGTAATGTCGCACTCCCTCCTGCTCTTTCAGGCTCTTTTCTGATGTAGAGTTGTACAGATGATTCCGTAGATCTATATACAGAATTTTTTAGATCTATAGAATTATACACACCCCCTGTtataaatgcctttttttttatcccataTAACTCAATTGagggggggtaaaaaaagatCATATTCTGATTGGatgtcaaaaataaacaactgagacaattttacaattccattgcgaCATGTTGACAGTTTTTGCCAATTTTGTACATCTCTGTTGGGATATTATTACAATCTTACCGTACTCATTGCTGTAGCTTCGTCACTCTACGTTATTTGCGTAACTGTTAttgattactactggccacTCACGTGGTTGCCGActgtgcatcatttgcacaattatcattgtatcagcattaccacactACTGCtaccctttcattgctcaaaGACTCTCcgtacttgtatttttatgtcctaaatgtgtattttttcatagtggctgtttgttgtcgtcCTATAGTGGCTCCATCTAGCGTAGAcaatttccttgtgtgttttaaagtATTTGGccagtaaagatgattctgattcttaggtaatgtggttgcaaaagtgtgcacaccctcttagaaCTGGGAATTTGGCTTTGTTCAGAAtttaccaatcacattcaaacacgttaaatggaagtcagcacacacATGGCACCATTTAAAGgtcctctgattaaccccaaataaagttcagaggTTCTCGGTTTCTCCTGACTTTGTTGTTTtcgagcagaagcctgaagtttttgtggcaacactgactggtatttggaactgttcataatttccTCCACcctgactaaggccccagttgtAGCTGAATTAAAGCAGCCttaaagcatgatgctgccaccaccgtgcttcactgtatAAGGTACTTGTAGTGGTGAGCattgttgtgtttgcgccaaacatacagtaccttTTGGAATTCTGGCCCAAAAGTTCAACATTGATTGCATCGTACCATAGCACGTTTTGCCACATGCGTTTGGTACATTTCTAGTGTGATTTTGCAAAATGTGACTGGGTTTGGATTAGGGATagactgatgttttttttttcaataccaATTATTTGTAGCCAAGGAGGCCGATAACCGATATTTGGAGCCAATATTTATTTGCtataaaaggaaaaatattagCATCAAATTTTGAATAATACTAACTCCAACACTTTGTTGAAATTTCTTTCAGCATATgtttaataaacacattttcagatttgcaacacgttagttttgttttgttttttatcttagacaatagacatctttgttttaaaattctaacaaaaagtgcagggagctaCCAGGCTCAGCAGAATGTGTCatgaagttaaatgaaaacttaaCCAAATAAATAGCTCTCTAAAGTTTTCTACAGTAAATAGTTTTCCATAATTTCACAATGACTGAAATgttaatctttcatttatttttgttttaagtaaGAGGTGCAACAAACAATCAATTACTCGACAAcaaatcgattatcaaattaattaattttgataattgattaatcgtttagagacctggtttaacttgaaattgtccaaatcttcGAAATTTCAGCCTCccaataataaatattgaagaaGATGGGAGATTTTTGTCACATGTACGAAACAGTACTTGCTAGAAAGTCCTGCAAGAATGCTACTGTCAGCTgcttggcagcctccctgaccagcTTTCTTCTCGTCTTGTCATACGTTTTTGCAGGATGTCCAGTTTTTAGTGATGTCAccgttgtgccatattttctccacttgataaTGACTGTCTTCACTCTGTTCTACAGTAAAGTAAATGCcttataaattattttgtacccTTCTACTGACTTTATTTGGGGCCAAATGGGTGCcgatgtgtgctgactcccatttaatgagtttgaatgtgattggttcacaTTCCaaattataagagggtgtgcacacttgtgaaaCCACATTAtcacagttgtttatttttacttcccctctatCTTTGCCATCAATGACAGGCAGAACCAttgaatgctcttccattaTATGGGAAAagatataatatactgtacatgtatccAACTGTTGCCATTcgtacaacagaataagtcatgccTTCCTGCGaaaatatcagctttgtgttcaattaaacaggcccatatGTCACACTAAGTCATTTTGTGAGTAAATTTAGACGAGTTCATTATTTCAGTCCTtgttggtggtgtgccatgagatttaaATTGATAGATGAGACCACTTCCTGTTTAGGAGCTGTCAAATGACTCCTTGACATCCATCCTTCTCATTCTCTCCATTCTCCCTTGTCTTCTTTCCTCCATGTGCTGttcttgtggaaaaaaaattatcttcatCTCCTCCCACGACCACACATGCACAATTGCGATTATGTGTAAAAGCTCAACCTTGACAAGACTTAATGGTTagcccctcctcctcttccgtTAATTTAGCCATATTTTCATGGTAAAATACTTTTGAAATAGGTATGATGACATTAGCGAAACCTTTGTCCCGTGCTGCTGACTCATGCAAACATGGTGTGTGATTATTTTGTAAACAGATTAGCACACTTGGCGTCCGCCAGAGGATCATTCAAGAATCATCTGCACTGAACTCAGCTTTGTTTCATCAAACAGCTCAGCTACGGTGGTACACAATGACGGTGCCATGCTATTTCATAATGACACAACCACCTGCCTACTCCCAAATGTTGCCACATTTAAGGCCTGAGCCAACCTGGGATTTAAGCAGGGCTTTGTTCGTGTGAGTTTCGTTACCGCCCTCTTGATAAATGCTTCAGCAGCGTGTTAGTGTGTTCATAGTGCTCTATTCATTGCACTCGTTGAAAGAAAGTGTATGTTCCAGAACAGCTCTAGACTCCCCTTCCTGTTAAGTCATGAGGTGGAAAAAGTCCACAAATGTCAGATTGACTCAGGAATATTTGAGCAGGCACTGaatatttgttcatatttctCCATGTTTGCGTTCTGTTCTACATTGCCGGTTTGTACAATATCAGTGATTTACCACTTCTCCTTTTATCATATCAGTGCTGAAAGTCACAAGGCCAGGACACAGTGTTGCtcacaagaaagaaaataaattcttaACCGTATTGGAGCCAAGGCCAATGTCAAAACACCCTTTCTCACATTTGAAAGAAATAGGAACACAAATCCTCGATTGGATGCTTAATTTGGAGCCCTGACATAAACCATTGCCGACAGTCCTAATGGTATTTGGTATTTTACGATAATTCCTTACTGAACACGAGGAATCTTTTTTaaggaatgattttttttttttttttttttttgcagttgtgATATACTAGATAGAACTTTAATTGGGTGTTCAGAAAAGGGATCACAGATTTAGTCAGAtcatgttcatattttgtgcatttgtaGCCGTACTTGATAGTATCTATTAtaccatgtacaaccccaattccaatgaagttgggacgttgtgttaaacataaataaaaacagattacaatgatttgcaaatcatgttcaacctatatttaattgaatacactacaaagacaagatatttaatgttcaaactgatcaacttgattgtttttagcaaataatcattaacttagacttttatggctgcaacacgttccaaaaaagctgggacagggtcatgtttaccactgttacatcaccttttcttttaacaacattcaataaacactaCACTAgttattgaagctttgtaggtggaattctttcccatttttgcttgatgtacagcttcagctgttcaacagtccggggtctccgttgtcgtattttacgcttcataatgcgccacacgttttcaatgggagacaggtctggactgcaggcaggccagtctcgtacccgcactcttttactacgaagccacgctgttgtaacacgtgcagaatgtggtttggcattgtcttgctgaaataagcagggcgtccatgaaaaagacatcgcttggatggcagcatatatttctccaaaacctgtatgtacctttcagcatcaatggtgtcttcacagatgtgtaagttacccatgccatcacagatgctggcttttgaactttgcgtccataacagtccggatggttcttttcctctttggctcggaggacacgacgtccacaatttccaaaaacaatttgaaatgtggactcgtcggaccacagaacttTTTTCcagtttgcatcagtccatcttagatgagctcgggcccagagaagccggcggtgtttctgggtgttgttgataaatggcttttgctttgcatagtagagtttcaagttgcacttagggatgtagcgccgaactgtatttactgacattggttttctgaagttttcctgagcccatgtggtgatattctttacacattgatgtcggtttttgatgcagtgccgcccgagggatcgaaggtcacgggcattcaatgttgctttttggccataccgcttacatgcagtaatttctccagattttctaaaccttttgttgatattatggaccgtagatgatgaaatccctaaattccttgcaattgtacgttgaggaatattgtccttaaactgttcgactattttctcacgcacttgttcacaaagagctgaacctcgccccatctttgcttgtgaatgactgagcaattcagggaatctccttttctacccaatcatggcacccacctgttcacctgtgggatgttccaaacaggtgtttgatgaacatttttcttttttgccacctgtcccagcttttttggaacgtgttgcagccataaaattccaagttaatgattatttgttaaaaacaatcaagtttattagtttgaacatgaaatatcttgtctttgtagtgtattcaattaaatataggtcgaacatgattagaaaatcattgtattctgtttttatttatgtttaacacaaagtcccaacttcattggaattggggttgtaatatattTTAGCTCGATGCAATGACGCACAAAAGCCAATTAGTTTCATTTGGACTGACCTTATTATTCTAACtcagtttgttttgttgaacaaccTTCATGGTACAAACTGCATCATAGACAATTAATGCTATATTGTGGTTGTCTGGCCACGTATTTCTACTTATATATCATTTCTGTACATAAAGGCTAACCACCCACCATAACCACTTGCCATATCCTTTTAATGGTGCCGACAAGTAATTTGTTTGATTGTGCTAGttaagtataaatactgtatcgGAAAATATAGCACACTGACTTGACATATGCTTCTTCTGTGTGTCTTGAATGTTGGCCAGAATGTAAAATGCATCCAATTCAACACCTTTGAATCAATGTAATAAATAGGCCTAATTACTATTGCCACCTATTGAAGCCGAGCAGCGACCCATCAAACACCAACACTGATAAGTCGTCTAATGTGCCCGGATATCAACAAGTATGATCAGCTACAGTAGGCTTAAATGATATCAAATAGAACACTTACCCCTTGGTGTATTTTGGAAGCCTAATTAGTCTCTTATCACGGAGATTCTTGAGTTCCTTGACTGACTTCAGCTTGTTTGACTTGTTTACCGGATCATATTTAGACAACAAGTTGACAGAAAACACACCGTATGAGTGCTTTTGTTCTaatgttgtggttgttgttttcaccAATGCAACCAACATAGATAAGACAGGATTTTTGcactaaagtgttttttttttaaatgtttttatttcttgttgTCATCATGGTTCATGCATCATCAGTCTGACACACATCCTCCATCTCATATTAATTAGTCTCTAGGGCCAATCAGTGCTGCTGTTTAAACCAgggcaaaacaacattttcatttgccaCCATACACTCTTGTTTTAACTAAAAAGTGTGTCTGGAATTACACCATTAATACAGCAGTTAACGTTCCTGTGGGGATTTTCCTTTTTCCTCCAATCCCTTCATCCTTTAAATCTCCTTTCAAATGACACATaacatgttgtttttcattggcTAACTGAATATAGTTTTCCTCTCACCGTGACAGGTCTCCTATTTTCTGTCAGCATGGACCGTGGAAACTGTGACTTACCTGAACGAAGAGAACCAACATTGTACATGGAAATGAACATAATCCCTCTTAGAGGTCTGTGTTCTTGCTGTAACCCACCAGTCAAGGGTGGTatgaaaatgacacacacatttgtgcCAAGGCCACTGTTTAATCCAGTGGCAGGCCTGTTGGATGAGGCCCTGGCGATCACAATCTTACTGAGTGCCTCGAATTGACCTTGCTCTCAGCGCTCACAGGCCTGAGTCTGAATAATATATAAGTAGCTGAGAAAaagccaagtgtgtgtgtgtgtgtgtgtgtgtaggccaCAGACGTTGCCCAGTTTGTTATGCTAATGAGAACTTGGCTAAGATGTTGCCCTGTCTCATGCCCTAGACCAGGTTCAGTCCCCTTCACATCTGTTCACACCTCCTCAAGTCTTACCTTGTGTTTATGCCCAACACCTGTAAAGTGTGTGTTTGGCCACAATGTGTGTCAATCATTAATGACAAGAGTCCCACCGTCTCATGTTTCCTTTGGGAGAGGGAGTTGTTTGAAGGAGCTCAAGAGTTAACGATAGCAGGGGTAGGAGAGAAGTGCTGTTACATTGTACTGTAACATGCCAATTAAATCTACTGTCCTTCCCCACAGTTGCAGCCAGAAGACTTGAAGTGTCCAACCCAGTTCCCTGGAGGATCAGCCAAATAAGTTGCCAGCTGCAATGCAATTTATGGTGATTTTTGAGTCATCAGCAGTCACCACCAAAGGATTTTTGAAAGTACTGCATGTATCAACTGCAGTAGACACTGTGTGAATATTTAAATACCATCTAGCAAGATCTACAAGTGAGAGTGGCTCCTATTTTGTATCCAAGTCTTGAACACAAACACCACCAATATAATTTACAAGCTCAAATGAAACATCTAACCGAGAGAGAAATTGGAATTCAATGGTGGATCATTGGCCAAATGTCCCATCAATGAAAGACATGGAGGAGAGGAGGACTGGTTATTGGTTGCAATTCTCAGAtcgaatgttttttgttttggacacATGTTTCACTTTTCCTGCATTGATAGAAGTTCTGATCTGAAATATGGGAAAGAGACACTGCAGTCATTCTATATGTTCCTCCTTTCTGCAATCATGGAGATATGTGCCATCCGATTCCACTACATAAGTTTGAATCATTGGTGTACGTACaatttttcctttctttctttccttttttttttttttggctttagtTTTATCGATAGATTCCTGCACCCTCACCTATGCAATGTCATAACAGACTTGTTTAGAAGAATACAGATGACACAACACTTGAACTAAGGGAAGCAGAAATATTTAGTGACTGTGTTGTGCCATTATGGCAGCCGACCACAGTGAGTTGCTATCTGAGATGTCCACCATTGGGCGTCTGAGTGCCACTGAACGCCTCAAACATGCCCAGAGGCGGCGTGCTCAACAACTGAAGGTGTGGGCCCAGATGGAGAAGGATGCAGCACGAGGCTCTAAGGCCCAAGcagataagaagaagaagaagcgtaCAAGAAAAGTAACCTTCCCCAGTGCCACCACCCTTCTCGATGCAGCCGCACGCAATGACCTGGATGAGGGTTAGTAGAAGCATGCTTACatttgtcatatgtaataattCAGAGAAGACACAGTAACCCCACCCAAATATTTGGAGTTGTCATAATTAGAGGAAGTCCTTACGCCGCCATTATATTCGCAGCCTCAAGACAGTATGACACCATTCTTTGAGATCAACTCTGGCCAATCAAAAATCTCTTGTCATGTGAAAGCAGAACCTAACTTATTTGTGTCATGCATAACCTCAGACAGTAATCCATCAAGTATTAATATGGTGATGAGTAAAAACTAGATTAAAAGGAAGACATGCATAATTGTCACTGACTTTAATTCTCAGGCCGTCTTTGTCTTCAATGTCCTTTGTCAGGTGTGGGATCAAGGCTAAGAATAGGGGCAAATCCTTTAAGTTCATTGTTAGCTTGCACACCGACAAACACAACTTTTTATGGAAGCTAGATTTCTGCAATATATTTCATGTAaggtttgtgtgtatatatgtgtatatcaTCTAGTGAGGGAGCTGCTCAACAGTGGCGTTAGCCCTGATCTGGTCAATGAGGATGGACTGACGGCCCTCCATCAGGTAAACGCACATATTCCCGTCAGTCTGCCTAGTTTGATATGAAGGAGCAATCCAAAACAGTGCCATGGCATTTTAATGGGGTTCAGGTTCATTTGGATTGTCACACCTTCTACACCCCACTCAGGTTTTATAAACAAAAACTGAACagttaaacaaaacaattctgcCCTTAAAAGTGCTATTTGTCTGGTCATCgatgttttgtctgtttgtcttttattttgccTATGCCTTCACTTATCTTCATTATACAAACACAATGACTCCTTCCCAGAGTTTGGTGAACATTCTTTTTCTAAACTGTTTGAGTCAGATTCCAGGGACAACGTTTATAAAAATCCTGTTTTGTCTGACGAACTCCTCTGTGAGAAGCACTTAGAAGCACTTTTCCACCATTCTTATCTCATTCTCATGACAgcagcaaaatatttttccttcttaaaaatgtgatgtttcAATACACAAAGTTTTACTCCCCACTATTGTGCACATGCTTCCCATCTGCATCGAAGCCTATACTTACAAGGTGGTTCATGCAAATGTCCATCTGTCCTGTCCTGCCAGTGCTGCATTGATGACTTTGTGGGCGTGGTGCAATGCCTGTTGGACGCCGGTGCTTGTATCAATGCCTGTGACAGTGAGCTGTGGACACCGCTGCATGCTGCTGCCACCTGTGGGCACACTGGGCTGGTGCAACTCCTTATTCAGGCGTGAGTTGGCCTGAGAACATTTTCCCTTTCTCCTGCTGGAAGTTACTCTTTATGGTTCAGTTGCTGCCAGACAGCTCTCAGAATTAGCATAAACAATGTCAGTATGGCTTCAGGTTTACTTCTTGACACTTTGCAAACCCCACAACAGACAAAGTCCTTGAAGTAGCGACCAAGCATTTATTGTTTAAGTATTTCAAAGCTTCACCTATATACTGCAAAACCAAAATATAGtatgtgcatgtgaggtgcgGGTCTTAtgtttgtccacttggggtcaccatgCTCACACGATACACAGCTGTGAAGGTGAATGTGAACCTGCCTTAAAAGGCGGGTTTGGCCTATTGACTGAGGTGGAAGTGAGCGAATGAGGACGCACAGTCGGCCGACTGTTCGCTGGCTTTTGCGTTAGCCGTTGTCTGTCGAGAGTGACGGGCCCATCAGCAGGTCGGCTAAGAATGCGCTTGTGTTTACTGTATGATGTTACCATTTGGTTCAAAAAAGGGATTGAAAGAGCACCAGTGGCTGTTTTCATCCTCCCTCTATTCTAATCACCTGTTATAGATGACACATAGTTTTAACTAGTGATATGGTAGGTTTAGGAGTCAGAGAATTGCACTCTAATCCACGCTTCTTCCATTTTGTGTGTATGGTACCTACAGTGGAGCCGACCTGACGGCCATCAATGCAGATGGAGACATGCCCCATGACCTCTGTGAGGATGAGGCCACACTCGAGCTTCTGGAGATGGTCATGGCTGAACAGGGTCCGAGAGATGGGTCAAATAACGTCATTTATGTTTACATGCACCTGGATTTATTTCAGGGTACTACTGATAGCTAAAGCATTAGCAGGAAAGTCAAGATGAAATCTGTTTGTGCAGGGATAACACAGGTGCGTATAGATGAATGCAGAGGAGCTAAAGAGGCGGCCATGCTTGCTGACATCCGAGCTCTAGTTCAGAATGGAGCTGACTTAAACAGTCAGGATGATAATGGGACAACACTGGTGAGAATTTTTCTTCCCAAATTTCAAGTATTGTCCTTTTATCTCGCTAAAGCTAAGTTCTCTGTGTTATGATTAAATCActttaaacaaattattttgtagGTTAAATTAGCTCAATATTCATTATAAGGTTGGTTTGTGATCTCACTTGTGATTCTGTTGTGCAACGTTTTGTTGAACGTGTCTTCTAGCTACATATAGCATCTGCCAATGGATACCTGTCTGTGGCCGAGCTGCTGCTGGAACACAAGGCTCAGGTGGAGGTAAAGGACTGTGATGGGTGGACGCCGTTGCATGCTGCCTCCTGCTGGGGACAAGTCAGTACCGCAGCATGAGAAACCTAATCTACCTGTAGAACTCACTAAGATTATGTATGAGAGCAaataattgtgtttgtgtttaaaccATAGATCCAAATGGTGGAGCTGCTGGTGGGCCATGAAGCCAGCTTAGATGCAAAGTCTATCCTGGAAGAGACTCCCCTgggcatgtttattttttttattatttttgttgttattaaatGTAAAACTTCCAGCCAAAATAATAtctgaatgtttttaaagatgTGTGCATGGAGGAGGAGGTCAGAGCCAAACTAATGGACCTCAAGCACAAACACGACGCCATCATGAAAAGCCAGGACCGTCACAAGGGTACCTTGCAAAGACGAGCTTCTAGTACCGGCAGCAGAGGGTAAGAGTGGATTTTAGGCCCCCAGTTTAGTTGGAGGGAACTTGTGGGAGTAGCAATTTAATGTTTCTGTCTCATTTATCCACACAGGAAAGTGGTGCGTCGTGTCAGTGTGAATGAGCGCTCCAGCCTGTACCGGCGGGAGCATCACAAAGAGGCCATGGTGTGGCAGGAGAGGGGCTGTGAGCCTGAACCGCAAGACGACGACGAGGACCGTCTGACAGATAATGAGCTTCACCAGCATGTGagcatttttaaggaaaatCTGTCTTGTCACTGAAAATATAAATAGCAATgtggtatagaagatggatggatggatggatggatggatgacaagtGTAACTTATAACCTTTTTCCTTccctaaaatattttattcaaggACTGCTCCTATTCCAAACAATTGTCTGAACTATTTAATACCGTGTTgcttcagaaaaagaaacaagtgaAACA
The genomic region above belongs to Phycodurus eques isolate BA_2022a chromosome 21, UOR_Pequ_1.1, whole genome shotgun sequence and contains:
- the ppp1r16a gene encoding protein phosphatase 1 regulatory subunit 16A isoform X1, with protein sequence MFHFSCIDRSSDLKYGKETLQSFYMFLLSAIMEICAIRFHYISLNHWSDHSELLSEMSTIGRLSATERLKHAQRRRAQQLKVWAQMEKDAARGSKAQADKKKKKRTRKVTFPSATTLLDAAARNDLDEVRELLNSGVSPDLVNEDGLTALHQCCIDDFVGVVQCLLDAGACINACDSELWTPLHAAATCGHTGLVQLLIQAGADLTAINADGDMPHDLCEDEATLELLEMVMAEQGITQVRIDECRGAKEAAMLADIRALVQNGADLNSQDDNGTTLLHIASANGYLSVAELLLEHKAQVEVKDCDGWTPLHAASCWGQIQMVELLVGHEASLDAKSILEETPLDVCMEEEVRAKLMDLKHKHDAIMKSQDRHKGTLQRRASSTGSRGKVVRRVSVNERSSLYRREHHKEAMVWQERGCEPEPQDDDEDRLTDNELHQHAGGGASSHADEPEATVSSSISSLGNGGTSVSLASSVPGEQWSGGGRTERSASYQLNSASGPVDEEGSDSMTREKSHHTLADLKRQRAAAKLNKYPAPPPPLTPPIEEETPAAASEATGPAAQQTRPPGARHSTETAASPSQVFFTPASGDPPLLKLRAPEEEQSTNKEPCCGLM
- the ppp1r16a gene encoding protein phosphatase 1 regulatory subunit 16A isoform X2, which gives rise to MCHPIPLHKFESLVELLSEMSTIGRLSATERLKHAQRRRAQQLKVWAQMEKDAARGSKAQADKKKKKRTRKVTFPSATTLLDAAARNDLDEVRELLNSGVSPDLVNEDGLTALHQCCIDDFVGVVQCLLDAGACINACDSELWTPLHAAATCGHTGLVQLLIQAGADLTAINADGDMPHDLCEDEATLELLEMVMAEQGITQVRIDECRGAKEAAMLADIRALVQNGADLNSQDDNGTTLLHIASANGYLSVAELLLEHKAQVEVKDCDGWTPLHAASCWGQIQMVELLVGHEASLDAKSILEETPLDVCMEEEVRAKLMDLKHKHDAIMKSQDRHKGTLQRRASSTGSRGKVVRRVSVNERSSLYRREHHKEAMVWQERGCEPEPQDDDEDRLTDNELHQHAGGGASSHADEPEATVSSSISSLGNGGTSVSLASSVPGEQWSGGGRTERSASYQLNSASGPVDEEGSDSMTREKSHHTLADLKRQRAAAKLNKYPAPPPPLTPPIEEETPAAASEATGPAAQQTRPPGARHSTETAASPSQVFFTPASGDPPLLKLRAPEEEQSTNKEPCCGLM
- the ppp1r16a gene encoding protein phosphatase 1 regulatory subunit 16A isoform X3, translated to MAADHSELLSEMSTIGRLSATERLKHAQRRRAQQLKVWAQMEKDAARGSKAQADKKKKKRTRKVTFPSATTLLDAAARNDLDEVRELLNSGVSPDLVNEDGLTALHQCCIDDFVGVVQCLLDAGACINACDSELWTPLHAAATCGHTGLVQLLIQAGADLTAINADGDMPHDLCEDEATLELLEMVMAEQGITQVRIDECRGAKEAAMLADIRALVQNGADLNSQDDNGTTLLHIASANGYLSVAELLLEHKAQVEVKDCDGWTPLHAASCWGQIQMVELLVGHEASLDAKSILEETPLDVCMEEEVRAKLMDLKHKHDAIMKSQDRHKGTLQRRASSTGSRGKVVRRVSVNERSSLYRREHHKEAMVWQERGCEPEPQDDDEDRLTDNELHQHAGGGASSHADEPEATVSSSISSLGNGGTSVSLASSVPGEQWSGGGRTERSASYQLNSASGPVDEEGSDSMTREKSHHTLADLKRQRAAAKLNKYPAPPPPLTPPIEEETPAAASEATGPAAQQTRPPGARHSTETAASPSQVFFTPASGDPPLLKLRAPEEEQSTNKEPCCGLM